The Actinomycetes bacterium nucleotide sequence GTCGGATATGAGTGAGTAGTGAACAGTGCGAGGTTGTTGACCGCCAGCTGCCACCAGTTGACCCAGCCGGGGGCAGCATCCTCCGGTGGGGTCTCGTTGGCAATCTGCGCGGGTGTCGGATTCGGGACCAGCGGACCATCAATGCTCCAGATGATCGGTGACGACTCACCGTCGAGGCCCATTCGCACACCCATCTGGCGCTTGGTGCCGCCGGTGGAGGGGTCATAGAAGAACCGGAGTTCCTGGACCTCGGTGATGCCCTCCTCGGCAGGTGCGATCTCAACGGTGCCGGCGCAGACCTCGAACACCACGTCGGTGCTGGTGCCTGCGGCTGCGCCGGTGGCGACGACCTTGCCGGCGACGATCTGGGCGTCACCTTCGAGGATCTTGAGTGTGCTCGGGTCGACCTGCTGCTCGACACCGTCCTTGGTCGTGCCGTTGGTGACGAACTCGTTGAGCACATCGACCGTCGAGGGCTGGCCCTCATTCGAGCTGACCTCGATCGGTTGCACGATGTCCGGGGATCCGGCCACCTTGATGGGGATAGTCCCGATCGTTGTCGCGGTGCTGCAAACCACCTTCACTTCCTGGGCTGCTCCAGCAACGGTGAGCTTCACGGTGAAGCGGAACTCCTCGCTGCGCAGCTTGATGATCCCGCCATTGGGGACGTCATCGAGCGTGGTGGAGAACGGACCGAACGTCGAGGTGATGGGTTGGCCGGCCTGCAGGGTGATGGTGGTGTTCGGCGGGCGGCCGGGAATCACGAAGTCGTAGTCGTCGGGCCCGTCGATGGTGACGTCGGTGTTGATGTCGACCACGTCCATCTGCGAGATCCCGAAGCCGATGGCGGTGTCCGCGAAGTCGGCCGGCAGGTTCATGTTCCACGTCACCGACACGCCCACGCCGGACTGCTGAGGCTCCACGAACGGTGGAGCGTCGATGATGGCCTCCAGCGGTGTCGACAGCACGCCACCCGGCACCACGGCACCCAGCAGGTCCTTGTCGGCCTGCGTGACACCCGCGCACGCCGCGTTGATCGTCTTCGACGACGCAGCGCTGGTCACCTGCGAGTTGGCCACCAGTACGGCTGACATGAGCGCGGTGACAGCGAGCACTCCCCAGAGCCGCTTTCCGCGACGGGCACCTGATCCGGTGCCGGTCCCCTCAGAACTCGAGTTCATATCCCGTTCCCCTGTTAGTTACGGCCGGAGGGCCACTCCGTCCGGGGCTGCAAGAGCCCGTCCACACCCAGCGATGGTCAAAGGACACTAACCAATGGAAGCCTCCCGAGGCCACTGCAGAGAGGATTCGGGCAGAATTGCCCACCCCCGATTCAGCCGCCCGAGGGCCCAGGGGGCGCCGCGACGGCTGTGATCCGGGGCGCCGCCCGTTGGTAGGGTGGCCGCGATGCGTGACTTCGATGATGCCCCCGGCAACGGGCTCGGTCCGGTTGCAGGTGGCAGAAGGCACGATCCGGCGCCAGTGGCGACGGACCTCGTTCCGTTCCCAGCTGCACATCCCACCGCGGTCGGCGTCCCGCTGGAAGTCCATGCGGACCGGGACCTGTCCGCGGTCGGCGAGGTCGAGATCATCTCCGCCGATGCGTGGCGCTCGCCCGGCGGTGTCCGTGCAGGCACACCTGGACCAGCTGCACAGCCGGCACCACCGGTTGCACCCGCCGGCCATGAACTCGACGGTTCCGCGCTCACGGGCTCCGCCGCGCTCGACCTGCGCGATGGCAGGGATCAGGTCAGCGGGTCTGCGCGTGTCGGCTGGGATGAGGTCGATGGCATCCGTCGGCGGGTTGCCGCGCCGATGGGCGCCGCAGTCTTCGCACCGCTCGTCGGGGCGCTGGCCGGCGTCGGGCTCACGGTCGCCAACTCCGAGCTCGCACCATTCGGGCTCGGGGCTGTCGCGGTCGGTGCCGGCGTGGGCGTGGTGGGCGGCCTGCGGATCTTCAAGACGTTGCGCGAGGAGGTCGACGAGCCAATCGACGCGTTGCGGCAGGCCGCAGCGCGGCTGGCCGCGGGTGAGCCGGGATGGCCGTTGGCGCAGCCGCCGGGCTCGGCGATGGCGCCGCTCGCCGACGCCATGGACCGCGCCGGGGAATCCGTGATGCGCCGAACCGATCGCCTCACCCGCCAGGCCGAGTGGGGCGAGTCGAGCCGCATGATCATCGAGGCGCTCGAGTTCGCAGAGGATGAGGCGGAGGCCTTCTCGGTCACCGCGCAGGCGCTCGCGCTGGCGGACCACGCGACCCCTGCGGAGATGTTGGTCTCCAAGCGCGGTGCTCAACGTCTGTCGGTGGCCGCCGAGCACCCGAGCAGCGGCGGGCCCGGCTGTCCGGTCGACGAGCGCGACAACTGCGTGGCGATCCGGCGGGGCCAGGTGGTCATTGCCGACAGTTCACGTTCCATCAACGCGTGCCCGCGGCTGCGAGAGCGCGCAGGCGGCCCGTGTTCGGCAGTGTGCGTGCCGGTCGGTACCGGAGGACTGGCTGTGGGCGTGCTGACTGCCGTGGGCCCCGAGCGGATCCCGCCCAACGTCGAGTACGTCGACCGCCTCTCCACCATCGCCCGCCAGGTCGGCACCCGTATCGGCTCGTTGCGCGCCCTGGAGCGTTCGCGTGAGGAGGCCGCAACCGACGGGCTCACCGGGCTGCCCAACCGTCGGGTGGTGGAAGCCCAACTCGAACAGCTGCTCGAGGCAGATGTGGAGTTCGTCGCCGTGCTCGGAGACCTCGACAAGTTCAAGGCCCTCAACGACACCTTCGGTCACGAAGCCGGCGACCGTGCACTCCAGCTGTTCGCCCGGGTCATGCAGGACAACGTGCGGGGCCATGACCTGTTGGCCCGCGTGGGCGGCGAGGAGTTCGTGCTCGTCTACCCCAACATGTCTGTGTTGCGATCCATAGAGGCCATCGAGCGCCTGCGAACCGCGCTGGCCTCTGCGCTTGCCGTCTCGGGCATCCACCCGTTCACGTGCGCGTTCGGTGTCACCCACTCCTCGGTGGGGTCCTCGGTGCCCGAGATCCTGCGGGTGGCCGACGCCGGCCTGCTGCGTGCCAAGGAGCTCGGCGGTGACCAGGTGGTCTACGCGGACGAGGCTCTGGCTGCGGAGATGTTCGGCGCGGGTGATTCGTTTGTCCGGCCCGCCCTCGACCAGCGTCGCCGATTGCCGTAGCAGCCAGCCAACAGGCGGCCGGCGATTTCAGCGTCCGTTGGTGGACCAGTGCCACGGCTCCGAAGGCAGGTTGCGCAAGCCGAAGCGACCAGCGTTGGCCTTGAGCCACTGGTACCCGGAGCTGCTTCGGGTAAGTGTGCGGCCGCCCTGGG carries:
- a CDS encoding GGDEF domain-containing protein, with the protein product MRDFDDAPGNGLGPVAGGRRHDPAPVATDLVPFPAAHPTAVGVPLEVHADRDLSAVGEVEIISADAWRSPGGVRAGTPGPAAQPAPPVAPAGHELDGSALTGSAALDLRDGRDQVSGSARVGWDEVDGIRRRVAAPMGAAVFAPLVGALAGVGLTVANSELAPFGLGAVAVGAGVGVVGGLRIFKTLREEVDEPIDALRQAAARLAAGEPGWPLAQPPGSAMAPLADAMDRAGESVMRRTDRLTRQAEWGESSRMIIEALEFAEDEAEAFSVTAQALALADHATPAEMLVSKRGAQRLSVAAEHPSSGGPGCPVDERDNCVAIRRGQVVIADSSRSINACPRLRERAGGPCSAVCVPVGTGGLAVGVLTAVGPERIPPNVEYVDRLSTIARQVGTRIGSLRALERSREEAATDGLTGLPNRRVVEAQLEQLLEADVEFVAVLGDLDKFKALNDTFGHEAGDRALQLFARVMQDNVRGHDLLARVGGEEFVLVYPNMSVLRSIEAIERLRTALASALAVSGIHPFTCAFGVTHSSVGSSVPEILRVADAGLLRAKELGGDQVVYADEALAAEMFGAGDSFVRPALDQRRRLP